ATACGGAATATAAAAAACCTTCATTACCCCAAATGGATTCATTTTTCCTGATTGGAAATATGATCTTATCCGCAAGCTTTTGCAGCCTTTCGATTATTTCAATCTGCAGCTGATCTTCCTGGTAATCGAATTCCCTGAGTGCGGATCGGTAGGCGGAGAGAAGGTTCATAATTACTTGTTCGTCATACCGCTACTAGATCGCGGTATCTGAAATAAAGATCCCGCGGTAAATCCGCGGGATGACGATGTTAATAAAGTGGTCATTAATTAAATCTGTATCTCCGGAATCTCACCGGCGACCACCAATTTCCCGGATGTTTTTTCACGAATTTCTTCCACACTTACACCCGGTGCACGTTCTTTAAGATGAAAAGCCCCATCCCGGATTTCCATAACGGCGAGATCGGTAACCACTTTTTTGATGCAGTTTATTCCTGTTAGAGGCAGGCTGCATTCTTCCAGTAATTTGGACACTCCGTGTTTGTTGGCGTGGGTCATGGTGACCACAATGTTTTGTGCACCGGCGACCAGATCCATGGCGCCACCCATGCCTTTAACCAGTTTGCCGGGTATCATCCAGGAGGCGATGGAACCCTGTTGGTCTACTTCAAAAGCGCCGAGTACAGTAAGATCCACATGACCACCGCGGATCATGGCAAAGCTGTCGGCCGAGTTGAAAAATACACCACCGTCTTTCACCGTTACAGTTTGTTTGCCTGCATTGATCAAATCAGCGTCAACTTCCGCTTCAATCGGGAAGGGGCCCATGCCGAGTAAACCGTTTTCAGACTGCAGCATCACATCCATGCCGTCCGGGATATGGTTTGCCACTAAAGTTGGAATACCAATACCCAGGTTCACGTAATAACCATCTTTGATTTCCTGAGCGACACGTTTGGCGATCTGGTCTCTATTTAAAGCCATAGTTTTATCTCATTTTAAATTCTGGTTCCCGGCTTTCGCCGGGACTGCGAGAAATTTTACAAAATTTCTCTTGCCCGCTTAACTGGTGATTGTGCGTTGTTCGATGCGTTTTTCAAAGTTGCCCTTGATAACACGGTTCACATAAATGCCCGGTGTGTGGATAAAGTTTGGGTCAAGCTCACCCGGTTCGACAATTTCTTCCACTTCGGCCACCGTGATCTTTCCCGCAGTGGCCATCATCGGGTTAAAGTTGGCGGCGGTTTTACGAAAGATCAAATTACCAAAAGTATCGGCTTTCCAAGCTTTGATTAGCGAGAAATCTGCGGTGAATGCATCTTCCAATACATAATGCCGACCATTGATCTCACGGGTTTCTTTGCCTTCGGCTACTTTGGTGCCATAACCGGTCGCGGTAAAAAAGGCCGGAATACCGGCGCCGCCGGCACGAATTTTCTCAGCCAGATTTCCTTGCGGGGTGAGTATGACTTCCATTTCGCCGGATAAAAAAAGTTGCTCAAATAAGGCATTCTCACCGACATAAGAACCGATCATGGTTTTGATCTGACGTTTCTCGAGCCATTGACCGAGTCCAAAACCGTCAACTCCTGCGTTGTTGGAAA
This genomic window from Gammaproteobacteria bacterium contains:
- a CDS encoding CoA transferase subunit B, with the protein product MALNRDQIAKRVAQEIKDGYYVNLGIGIPTLVANHIPDGMDVMLQSENGLLGMGPFPIEAEVDADLINAGKQTVTVKDGGVFFNSADSFAMIRGGHVDLTVLGAFEVDQQGSIASWMIPGKLVKGMGGAMDLVAGAQNIVVTMTHANKHGVSKLLEECSLPLTGINCIKKVVTDLAVMEIRDGAFHLKERAPGVSVEEIREKTSGKLVVAGEIPEIQI
- a CDS encoding CoA transferase subunit A; its protein translation is MSGFNKVVDNYDDALKGFESNMTVMVGGFGLCGIPEGLIAKVRDLDVNGLTCISNNAGVDGFGLGQWLEKRQIKTMIGSYVGENALFEQLFLSGEMEVILTPQGNLAEKIRAGGAGIPAFFTATGYGTKVAEGKETREINGRHYVLEDAFTADFSLIKAWKADTFGNLIFRKTAANFNPMMATAGKITVAEVEEIVEPGELDPNFIHTPGIYVNRVIKGNFEKRIEQRTITS